A region from the Achromobacter seleniivolatilans genome encodes:
- the uca gene encoding urea carboxylase — protein MFDTVLIANRGEIAVRAIRTLKRLGIRSVAVYSDPDRNAAHVREADVAVALGGEKAADSYLRMDLLLAAAREHGAQAIYPGYGFLSESAEFAESCEAAGIAFVGPTPLQIREFGLKHRSRELAAEAGVPMTPGTGLLASLGEALSQAERIGYPVMLKSTAGGGGIGLSRCESEAELTVAFDSVQRMGEHFFRDGGAFIERYVDNARHVEVQIFGDGAGRVLALGERDCSVQRRNQKVIEETPAPLLPAATRAALLDAAVQLGESVNYRSAGTVEFIYDPARDSFYFLEVNTRLQVEHPVTEAVTGLDLVECMLRVAAGEPLDVDAMSRAPQGASIEVRLYAEDPLRQFQPSPGVLTEVSFPDGVRVDGWVATGTEVPAFYDPMLAKLIVHAATRDAALDKLADALAKTRLHGIATNLDYLRQIVADERFRAGLLSTRFLETFVYRPAAIEVVEAGTYTSVQDYPGRVGYWDIGVPPSGPMDDYAFRVANRIVGNAPDAAGIEATLMGPTLRFHGDAIVALTGATCAATLDGEPVPMWQPIAVRSGQVLVTGRALSGCRSYLAVRNGFDVPVYLGSRSTFALGQFGGHAGRTLRVGDMLPLVRTELAGTSATPPVAEPQGAPADMIPVYGNTWEIGVLYGPHGAPDFFQPEAIETFFAADWEVHYNSNRLGVRLIGPKPSWARENGGEAGLHPSNIHDCEYAIGSINFTGDSPVILTRDGPSLGGFVCPVTIARAELWKVGQVKPGDRIRFVRIDYPQAVALEAAQDSSVAALSSVGPAATAPSPVPATVSETIVAALAAEGSRPSVSYRQAGDGYLLLEYGDNVLDLALRMRIHLLMEALNADPIEGVLELSPGVRSLQIRYDSRVILQGALIALLLEIEKGLADVATLKVPTRVVYLPMAFEDSATLGAVQRYQETVRVSAPWLPNNVDFIQRINGLDERDEVSRIVFDASYLIMGLGDVYLGAPCAVPIDPRHRLLTSKYNPARTFTAEGTVGIGGVYMCIYGMDSPGGYQLVGRTLPIWNKFLKNPVFQDGKPWLLRFFDQVRFYPVTEAELDVLREDFREGRATVRIEEETFDFAAHQRFLVDQADSIAAFQARQKTAFDAEVALWKTEDVAAEQAVAEPEAETVLREGERMVSADMCGNIWKIPVQVGQSVSAGDTLVVVEAMKMALSVIAPASGTVTAIRCVPGKPVNAGDPLIVLAEDATCTVT, from the coding sequence GTGTTCGATACCGTTCTGATTGCCAACCGTGGCGAAATCGCCGTCCGTGCCATCCGTACCCTTAAGCGCTTGGGCATCCGCAGCGTGGCGGTGTATTCCGATCCCGACCGCAATGCGGCGCATGTGCGCGAAGCCGATGTCGCGGTTGCGCTGGGCGGCGAGAAGGCCGCCGACAGCTATCTGCGCATGGACCTGCTGCTGGCCGCCGCGCGCGAGCACGGCGCGCAAGCCATCTACCCGGGTTACGGCTTTCTATCGGAAAGCGCGGAGTTCGCGGAAAGCTGCGAAGCCGCAGGCATCGCCTTCGTCGGCCCCACGCCTTTGCAGATCCGCGAATTCGGGCTGAAGCATCGCTCACGCGAACTGGCCGCCGAGGCCGGTGTGCCTATGACGCCGGGCACGGGTCTATTGGCCAGCCTGGGCGAAGCGCTGTCTCAGGCGGAACGCATTGGCTATCCCGTGATGTTGAAGAGCACGGCGGGCGGCGGCGGCATCGGTTTGTCGCGCTGCGAGAGCGAGGCCGAACTGACCGTGGCGTTTGATAGCGTGCAGCGCATGGGCGAGCACTTCTTTCGCGATGGCGGTGCGTTCATCGAACGTTATGTGGACAACGCGCGGCACGTGGAAGTGCAGATATTTGGCGACGGGGCAGGCCGCGTGCTGGCGCTGGGCGAACGCGATTGTTCGGTGCAACGCCGCAACCAGAAGGTCATTGAAGAAACGCCAGCGCCTTTGCTGCCTGCCGCGACCCGCGCCGCGCTGCTCGATGCCGCCGTGCAGTTGGGCGAGTCCGTCAACTACCGGTCGGCCGGCACTGTCGAATTCATCTACGACCCCGCGCGCGACAGCTTTTACTTTCTGGAAGTCAACACGCGGCTACAGGTTGAGCATCCGGTAACGGAAGCCGTCACCGGGCTGGATTTGGTGGAATGTATGCTGCGCGTGGCAGCGGGCGAACCGCTGGATGTCGACGCCATGTCGCGCGCCCCGCAAGGCGCATCGATTGAAGTCCGCCTATACGCAGAAGATCCGTTGCGCCAATTCCAACCGTCGCCGGGCGTGTTGACCGAGGTGTCGTTTCCCGACGGCGTCCGGGTAGACGGCTGGGTTGCGACGGGCACGGAAGTGCCAGCGTTCTACGACCCGATGCTGGCCAAGCTGATCGTGCATGCCGCCACGCGTGACGCCGCGCTGGACAAACTGGCCGACGCCCTGGCGAAGACGCGGCTGCATGGCATTGCCACAAATCTGGATTACCTGCGCCAGATCGTGGCTGATGAGCGATTCCGCGCGGGCCTGTTGTCGACGCGATTTCTAGAGACCTTTGTGTACCGGCCCGCCGCGATCGAGGTCGTGGAAGCCGGCACCTACACCAGCGTGCAGGACTATCCTGGCCGCGTCGGCTATTGGGACATCGGCGTGCCGCCGTCTGGCCCGATGGATGACTACGCCTTCCGCGTGGCGAACCGCATCGTCGGCAACGCGCCTGATGCTGCGGGCATCGAGGCCACGTTGATGGGACCCACGTTGCGTTTTCATGGCGACGCCATCGTGGCGTTGACGGGGGCCACTTGCGCCGCCACGCTGGACGGCGAACCCGTACCCATGTGGCAACCGATAGCGGTGCGTTCGGGGCAGGTTCTGGTTACGGGCCGTGCGCTGTCAGGCTGCCGCAGCTACCTGGCGGTACGCAACGGCTTCGATGTGCCGGTCTATCTGGGCAGCCGCTCGACCTTCGCGCTGGGGCAGTTTGGCGGTCATGCCGGCCGGACGCTGCGTGTGGGCGACATGTTGCCATTGGTGCGCACGGAACTGGCGGGCACGTCGGCGACGCCGCCCGTCGCGGAACCGCAAGGCGCGCCCGCCGACATGATTCCGGTGTATGGCAACACATGGGAAATCGGCGTCTTGTACGGCCCGCATGGCGCGCCAGACTTTTTCCAGCCCGAAGCGATCGAAACATTTTTCGCGGCGGACTGGGAGGTGCACTACAACTCGAACCGTCTGGGTGTGCGCCTGATCGGACCCAAGCCAAGCTGGGCGCGTGAGAACGGCGGCGAGGCCGGCCTGCATCCGTCCAATATCCACGATTGCGAATACGCCATCGGCAGCATCAATTTCACGGGCGACAGCCCCGTGATCCTGACGCGTGACGGTCCCAGCCTGGGCGGCTTCGTCTGCCCGGTCACGATTGCGCGGGCCGAGCTGTGGAAGGTGGGGCAGGTGAAGCCGGGCGACCGTATCCGTTTTGTGCGCATCGATTACCCGCAGGCCGTTGCATTGGAAGCCGCGCAGGACAGCAGCGTGGCGGCGCTATCGTCCGTGGGTCCTGCGGCAACGGCGCCATCTCCGGTGCCCGCGACCGTGTCTGAAACCATCGTCGCCGCGTTGGCAGCCGAGGGCTCGCGCCCGTCCGTGTCCTATCGCCAAGCGGGTGACGGCTACCTGTTGCTGGAATATGGCGACAACGTCCTGGACCTGGCGTTGCGCATGCGTATTCACCTGCTGATGGAAGCATTGAACGCGGACCCCATTGAGGGCGTGCTGGAGTTGTCGCCGGGAGTGAGGTCGCTGCAAATCCGCTACGACAGCCGCGTCATCCTGCAAGGCGCGCTGATTGCCTTGCTGCTGGAAATCGAAAAGGGTCTGGCGGATGTTGCTACTTTGAAGGTGCCCACGCGTGTGGTCTACCTGCCCATGGCCTTCGAAGATTCGGCCACGTTGGGCGCCGTGCAGCGCTATCAGGAAACCGTGCGCGTCAGCGCGCCGTGGCTGCCGAATAACGTGGACTTCATTCAGCGGATCAACGGCCTGGACGAGCGGGACGAAGTCAGCCGCATCGTCTTCGATGCCAGCTATCTGATCATGGGCCTGGGTGACGTGTATCTGGGCGCGCCGTGCGCCGTTCCGATCGATCCGCGCCATCGCCTGCTGACGTCCAAGTACAACCCGGCGCGCACCTTCACCGCGGAAGGCACGGTAGGCATCGGCGGCGTATACATGTGCATTTATGGCATGGACTCTCCGGGGGGATATCAGCTCGTCGGCCGCACCTTGCCCATCTGGAACAAGTTCCTGAAGAATCCCGTATTCCAGGATGGTAAACCTTGGCTGCTGCGCTTCTTTGATCAGGTGCGTTTCTATCCGGTAACGGAAGCCGAATTGGATGTGTTGCGGGAAGACTTCCGCGAGGGGCGGGCCACCGTGCGCATCGAAGAAGAGACGTTCGACTTCGCGGCACATCAACGATTTTTGGTGGACCAGGCGGATAGCATCGCCGCGTTCCAGGCACGTCAGAAAACCGCGTTCGATGCCGAAGTGGCGCTGTGGAAAACCGAGGATGTTGCGGCCGAGCAGGCCGTGGCCGA